TAAAAAGGGTCAAGCGCATATTTGCGAAGCGTGCCCGTTGGTATGAGAAAAGGCGAAAGCAATTCATGGAGGCAGCTTAATGTTCACTGACATAGTAGCAGCAATTGAAGAGTGCAGGTTTCGTGCTGAAACTGAAAAAACTGGTAATAATTCGAAGCGCTATCTTTCTGTCATTCAGCTTAACAATGGAATTATGCGAATAACGGAGACATGCGCAGCTAAGAGGCTGGGTAATAGGATCATGTATTCGGTAGGAAAAGACCGCTATCACACAGTATTGCCGGAGGTAAGATGAGAGAGCGTAATCCTGATATTTATCTTCAACTGGCAAAGTCGCCAAGGAAGTCATATTTAGGCAAAGCAAGGCGATTAACTCCACCACAAGAAAGATGGACGAGGGCGATCATATCTATATGGGCTGACGAAATGAAAGGCGGTGATTATCTTGGTTATGGTGGCGGCGGTGATGGTATCTGGCGTTTCATCACTGGATGGTCTGGTGAAAACATAGAGCGATTCACCAAGGTATTCGACCAGTTAAGCAAAGAAGGCTACACAGGACAGGAACTTGAAGAAAAAGCCAGATCAATATTATTTCCTAAACAATCTCTCAGCGACATGTTTCAGCGCGCCAACGATGTAGATGAAGCTGATTTTGTAGAGAAAGCAATATTGAAAGCGTTCGACAAGTCCAATCCTATTTATGCTGTCGCCACTGATTACTATCTTGGCAGAAATACTCTGCAAACTCTCGCAAATTATATGCAGGAACAAATAGCACCTTGGCTGACTATCAAACAATGCATTGACCGTGTACGTTGGTGTATTAGTTTATTTAATGCGAAGTTGTATATGGTCATGCAAGATGAAATAGCGAGAGAGCGCTCACAGTATGGAGTTGAAATGAAAAATATTTCGGAAATTACTTGAAATTAAGTTATGAATCTGTATATTTAGTGTATGCTCGCTCATGAAAGCAAAGAGCACAGAAGCCTGATAGAGATATCGGGCTTTTTTATTGCCAAAATTCCAACCTGTAAGTAATCCTTACAAGTTCAACTCTCCGGAAATTCCGGATAGTTCACATTCAAGAGGTCGCCTAGTGCGGCCTTTTTTGTTTCTACCATTTTGTTAACACTAACAAGATGGTCACTCATACGCCGCCACAGAATTCTAATCACACACACTTAATTGACGCATAGAGATTGTGCGCGGCTATCTATTAACTCAAAGAGAATAAAAATCACATGAGCACAACAACAAGTATCATCCTTGGTGCTACTGGCGGTGGTGCTGTAGGAGGCCTGCTTGTTGGGGTTGATTATGACGTGATACTAGGTGCGATTATTGGCGCGTCAGCTTCGGTAATTGCTTCCAAGGATAATAACAGACGTAAGATTTTCCATTTTATTTTAGCCTTCGGTGCTGGAGTTTTAATTGCTAAAGAAGCTTCTGAGTTTATTGCTCAAGTATGGAAGTGGGATGTAAGTCCAAAGATAACAGCAATAGCGATTTCGGCACTATTGATACCAATTCTTATTATTGTTGCCAATAAAGATAATTTGATAAAGCTGTTTAGTCGAATCTTACTTTCTATTGATAAAAACTTCAGTTCCATCACCCAGGCAATTAAAGATTGGCGAAATAAAGGGGGTGGATAATGGACGCTCTCTTTAATTATTTTCACTCGCTAACAGACCAAGATATTTTAAATCACATCAATATCGTGCTCATTGCTTCGATGGCGATTCGAATGGCTTTGCATGAATACAAGCTCACCCGAGATTCGGTAGTGGGGACCATCTTCATTATTTTATGCGTATGTAAAATATGGGAGTTACTTCCTCCTTATCGGTCAACAGCGGGCATATCAAGCATAGCGAGCAACCTGTTTTTATGCCTTCTTGTTTATAAGCATAAAGGCAATATCGTGAACATATTTAGGAAGGTGGATGATGAGTAACTTCAAATTCAGCCAAAGAAGCGAAAATAACCTTAATGGCGTTAACCCTGACTTAGTGAAAGTTATTCGTCGCACTCTGGAAATAACACCGGTCGATTTCATTGTTATTGAAGGTCTGCGAACTCAAGAGCGACAAAAGCAATTGGTTGCAGAAAAGAAATCACAAACTATGCACAGTCGTCACTTAACAGGTCATGCAGTAGACATTATCCCCGTGAATACTAAATGGCAGATTGATGAGTTTAAGCCGCTATTGAAAGCAGTTAAGCAAGCCGCTGATGAGCTAGGTGTTAAATTGCGCTTTGGTATCAACTGGAAGAATGACCCGTCACTACCAATTGAAACTAAGTTCATTGATGCGCCTCATGTTGAGATTCCAGCATGACAACGCTAACTAAAGTCTTGACTGGTGCTTGCGCTATCCTAGCTTTCTGGCTTTGGTGGGTAATGGGTAGTTACGGTGACCTGAAAGGTGATTACTCAACATTGAAGGATAAATTCAGCGAGCAAGTGGCTATCATCGCAGACTATGAAAAGCGCATCAACTCCCTTCACGAACTCGACACCAAACACACAACGGAACTCACAAATGCAAAAGCTGAAATTGACCAGTTGCGTTTTGATGTTAGCAATGGCACTAAGCGCCTGCGGGTCAAAGCCGAATGTCCAAGCTCCGAAAACAGTTCCACCTCCAGCGTGGATGCTAGCAGACCCGCCACCTTGGCGAGAGACGCTGAGCAAGATTATTTCGATCTCCTTAAACAGCTTGAAACTCTCGAAAAGCAATACCTTGGTTTAAGGGATTGGTACTTTGCGGAGTGCAAGCGCTAACCGATAAGAAAGATATTCGAGAAATCGAAAAAGCGAGGATTCCCCCGCTTTAACTTAATCATCCAACCTTGCGATAAGGGTAGCCAGCCTTTTTGATATGCGCATCAAAATACTGACCTTTGGATGGGGCGCTCATTAATCCGCTATGAATATGAGCAGGTACATTTAAATACTGATAAATGCCACTGCTGTGAAATGCAATTTCTAACACATGAGTGGCTGGGTCATAACCAACTGATTGAAGGTTTGAAGATGAAACAGGAACACGATTCAATTTCTAAATCTCCTATTAACGGGAAAAGTCCCGAGGAAATATTAGAACATTTTAATAAATATAACTTCGTTGACGGTCACGGACACCGACTAGAGTTCTGTCAGGACTTCATTGATCTTGTGACTCTTGCCACAAAGTTAAATAAATCTTAACTCTCGACAAGAAAGCAATACGGGAAATTGAACAACAACGAGCCTCCAATTAGGGGGCTTTTTAATGGCTTCTTCGCACTTAAGTGAGGTGGTCCATATCTTGCTGACGGGTAAGCCGTAAGTGACCAAAGTAACGTAGTGATACGTGATGATGGTTGCGAACTCTACGCATTTCACTGCTCATTCACAGAGCAATTCTAAAACGTCGAATCCAATCACTTTGATATGAGCCTTCGAGGAAGTCAGTTATAGCTGGCGAGCTTCGACGGGCTGATTTTCTATGTGAACGAGGGTTCATTTCAAATGTAGGTAATACGTTATGACTAATTTAATGGTAGTTAATGGTATTGATTTTCGTGAGCTTGTATTTCTAAGTGGCTCAAATGCAGAAACAGATACATTCAAGGTGGCTTTAGCATTTAAGAAAAGTCACAAGGATGTATTGAGAAAGGCAAGGTCAGTAATTAGGTCGTGCTCGCCTAGTTTTGCAGAGCGCAATTTTACGCTTTGCCATGAAAACAACAACTTACAGAATGGCAAGCCCCAGCCATTTTACAAGATGACTCGTGACGGCTGGATGATGTTAGTAATGGGCTTTACTGGAGATGAAGCTGTAAAGCTTAAAGAAGCATTCATCAATGCATTTAACTGGATGGCTGATGTTATTACCAAAAATATCCGCACCATGGAACAAGAGAGAAACGAAGTAATTCTTGAGTTCATGAAAGAGAAGGATGTGGCTAGCATGTCAGGTCGATTACTAAATCGATGGGGTAGGGTTAAAAAACCACAACTTCTTAATCGTATCGCTGAGATTGAAGAAAAAGGCCAGTTACGATTGCCTGAATTTAACGCATAAGGATATCACCATGAAAATAAATACAAGTGGACTAACAACAGGTCAATCTTTCTGCATCATCGCAGCCCTATCAGTAAGCTTCTTCGTGTCATGGTGCTTGCCGCATATTTGGAATTGGTTTGCTGATTCAGCAGGGTTCGATTTGACAATAAGCATCAATTGGGGAACCGTTGTTGGATTATCAGTAATTCTATGGGTTCTCAAGTCTATATTTGGCAAGAAGGAATAGGTCGCTCAGCGACCTTTTTTATTGGCAACAAAAAAGCCGCCAAGGAACTAGGCGGCAAAGCTTGGAGTAGTACTATGAAAGATACCATGTAGGAGGCAGTAATGCTTGGAATTGCTTATGGCTTTACAAGAATACAAATCAAATGCGTAACAATCAAGTAACCATTTGTTTCTAAATGGTAATATTCTCTAACAGCGAGTAAATCATGACTGAATTAGAATCACATCAAAAAATCCGCTTAGGCTTACTTAAACTAACAGGCAATAACACCGCAGCTACCGCAAAGGCAATTAAACTCATCAAGGATGACCCACTTGAGTATGAGTTATTTTTCCAACTGTGGAGTAATAACAACGGTAACTTTGATAACGGCAGCGTTGATACATTAACGAAAGTTGATTCCGTTTATCAACGAGTGCAGGAAACAAAGAAAACGTTATTCAACGATGAGGTAGCAGAATAACCAATCACAAAGCTCATCAAGGTGGGCTTTTTAATTTGTTATGAGGATGTGAATATGGCTAAAAGACCAGATTGGGAGGCCATCGAGTCGGCTTACCGAGCTGGCGTGATGTCACTTCGAGAAATAGCTTCACAGCATGGCATATCTGAAGGAGCTATACGCAAAAGAGCAAAGAAGGATGATTGGTCGCGAGACCTTAACGCAAAAATAAAATCCCGTGCAGA
The window above is part of the Providencia sp. R33 genome. Proteins encoded here:
- a CDS encoding DUF1133 family protein — protein: MRERNPDIYLQLAKSPRKSYLGKARRLTPPQERWTRAIISIWADEMKGGDYLGYGGGGDGIWRFITGWSGENIERFTKVFDQLSKEGYTGQELEEKARSILFPKQSLSDMFQRANDVDEADFVEKAILKAFDKSNPIYAVATDYYLGRNTLQTLANYMQEQIAPWLTIKQCIDRVRWCISLFNAKLYMVMQDEIARERSQYGVEMKNISEIT
- a CDS encoding putative holin, with protein sequence MSTTTSIILGATGGGAVGGLLVGVDYDVILGAIIGASASVIASKDNNRRKIFHFILAFGAGVLIAKEASEFIAQVWKWDVSPKITAIAISALLIPILIIVANKDNLIKLFSRILLSIDKNFSSITQAIKDWRNKGGG
- a CDS encoding M15 family metallopeptidase is translated as MSNFKFSQRSENNLNGVNPDLVKVIRRTLEITPVDFIVIEGLRTQERQKQLVAEKKSQTMHSRHLTGHAVDIIPVNTKWQIDEFKPLLKAVKQAADELGVKLRFGINWKNDPSLPIETKFIDAPHVEIPA
- a CDS encoding lysis protein, producing the protein MTTLTKVLTGACAILAFWLWWVMGSYGDLKGDYSTLKDKFSEQVAIIADYEKRINSLHELDTKHTTELTNAKAEIDQLRFDVSNGTKRLRVKAECPSSENSSTSSVDASRPATLARDAEQDYFDLLKQLETLEKQYLGLRDWYFAECKR
- a CDS encoding KTSC domain-containing protein, with translation MNRVPVSSSNLQSVGYDPATHVLEIAFHSSGIYQYLNVPAHIHSGLMSAPSKGQYFDAHIKKAGYPYRKVG
- a CDS encoding Rha family transcriptional regulator produces the protein MTNLMVVNGIDFRELVFLSGSNAETDTFKVALAFKKSHKDVLRKARSVIRSCSPSFAERNFTLCHENNNLQNGKPQPFYKMTRDGWMMLVMGFTGDEAVKLKEAFINAFNWMADVITKNIRTMEQERNEVILEFMKEKDVASMSGRLLNRWGRVKKPQLLNRIAEIEEKGQLRLPEFNA
- a CDS encoding DUF2560 family protein, whose protein sequence is MTELESHQKIRLGLLKLTGNNTAATAKAIKLIKDDPLEYELFFQLWSNNNGNFDNGSVDTLTKVDSVYQRVQETKKTLFNDEVAE